From a single Sander vitreus isolate 19-12246 chromosome 4, sanVit1, whole genome shotgun sequence genomic region:
- the eif6 gene encoding eukaryotic translation initiation factor 6, whose translation MAVRAAFEKNNEIGCFAKLTNTYCLVAVGGSENFYSVFEGELSETIPVVHASIAGCRIIGRMCVGNRHGLLVPNNTTDQELQHIRNCLPEAVKIQRVEERLSALGNVVACNDYVALVHPDLDRETEEILADTLKVEVFRQTIAEQVLVGSYCAFSNQGGLVHPKTSIEDQDELSSLLQVPLVAGTVNRGSEVIAGGMVVNDWCAFCGLDTTSTELSVIESVFRLSDSAQPSAIATSMRDSLIDSMA comes from the exons ATGGCCGTGAGAGCAGCGTTTGAGAAAAACAACGAGATCGGCTGCTTCGCCAAACTCACCAACACGTACTGCCTGGTGGCCGTCGGCGGCTCCGAGAACTTCTACAG TGTGTTCGAGGGGGAGCTGTCAGAAACCATCCCAGTGGTTCACGCTTCCATAGCCGGCTGTCGCATCATCGGGAGGATGTGCGTGG GGAACCGCCACGGCCTCTTGGTGCCCAACAACACGACGGACCAGGAGCTGCAGCACATCAGGAACTGTCTGCCGGAGGCCGTGAAAATCCAGAGGGTCGAGGAGAGGCTGTCGGCGCTCGGCAACGTTGTGGCCTGCAACGACTACGTGGCGCTGGTCCACCCCGACCTCGACAGG gagACGGAGGAGATCCTGGCAGACACTCTGAAGGTGGAGGTTTTCCGTCAGACGATAGCCGAGCAGGTCCTGGTCGGCTCCTACTGTGCGTTCAGCAACCAGGGAGGCCTCGTCCACCCCAAGACGTCGATAGAGGACCAGGACGAGCTGTCTTCTCTGCTCCAAGTTCCCCTCGTG GCCGGCACGGTGAACCGAGGCAGCGAGGTGATCGCGGGCGGGATGGTGGTCAACGACTGGTGCGCGTTCTGCGGCCTGGACACCACCAGCACGGAGCTGTCGGTCATCGAGAGCGTCTTCAGACTCAGCGACTCAGCGCAGCCCTCCGCCATCGCCACCAGCATGAGGGACTCGCTGATCGACAG CATGGCGTAA